The following DNA comes from Capsicum annuum cultivar UCD-10X-F1 chromosome 7, UCD10Xv1.1, whole genome shotgun sequence.
ccatatattttaggattctcatatattttatgaagcctagttaatataaaaaaataattaaataataaattaaaaaaatagtgaaaagacagttttgtttaaagaagagtttttaatgaaggacaaaacgttcaaattatttttctaaaggtcttcacactattaatatattatagatatagattatagatatagatatagattatagataagcAAGTAATTTACCTAAAGAATTGATTTTCAGTATGAATTTAGACattgattttttgttatttcagtttttttttttagatattttgtaataacaacaaaaatattataaatcacaattgttatgataaaaatattttttaaaaaataaaagtgatacgAAATCTTGccaattttgtaaaatttgtgaacaattgaataacataacatagaTTGTGCTGTAGTGGTGGAACTACTCCACCCTTAACTAGAGGTCTCGGTACGAGCCCTAGGTATGGAGAAAATCTTGTTGAGAGCGTCACTCCCAGAATGGGTCCTGCAGTGCGCTTTTATGGATAAAGCCCCCCATAACTACTTCCTTTCCGAGGGAAAACACGTAGATCGATACACGAGTCGATTTTATATTGATTTTCTAAGTCTTTCTACGCCAGCTAACGGTGCCACCGACTTTAGAAAACATAAAACATTAGATATCCTCAGATATTCCACATCATCCTCGATACTACAATCCAGATTAGTCAGGGCTTCAATGCGGTTACCAAACACCGAGTGGgaacccaaaaaaagaaaaacaatttgTACAAGTGTATGTCCATCCGACCATCATAACTCGTAAACATGACATTATTTGACCCGAAATAAATCCTGAATTTGTCTCGAATAGTCGATCAGtttaaattcacttttaataaGAATAGATGTGTAATAGATCACCAGCTTAATTTAAGTGTGAAATCGACTTTTCACATCAAGTTTAAGGTGTATTCGATGTCTTTTCTCTTTGTCAATTCGAATAAAACTTCGTGAACAATTCTCGTTAGAATTATTTTGCGCCTAACATATCTTGTGAGTGAGACGGCAACATTTTTCAAAATACCCGGGGTACATTTTTACGTTAATTATTAAAAGGGGACAAAATTTAAATAGCAACACAAAATATCCTATTTTGATCaatcaatcaataaataaataaaatcccTCTATGTATAAAGAAAGACtctgagtaactggtaaagttgtctCTAAGTGATCAGGAGATCACAGGATTCAAGCCGTCAAAACCTCTTGTAAAAATATAAGATAAGTGTTCATACAATAAATTCTTGCGAATcaactttttttgaaatttcGCGCATAGCGAAAGCTTTAGTGAATCgtatttcttttcaaaatatccCTATGCAAATTCCTTGTCATACATGGAAGTCTTGCTAAGCAATTAAAATGTGAAAGCAGGcccattattgatattttcaacAACTTGTGGTTCAAATTGATCTTATCAACTTATATATGTACTTGTTAACCAAATAGTCAtataaaaaatcccaaaaaataataatattttcataaaactaACAAAATGTTGGGAAAATTTTCAGAGCAAATACAAATAAATGCACCAGCAAGTGAAGTTTGGAATTTATATGGTACaaataaatttccaaattttgttGTTGAAAACCTTCCACACATTGTTGAAAACGTTGAGTTAATTGAAGGCAATGGAGGTTCTGGTACACTGGTGAAAGTTAGTAAGTTACTATTTTACTTTCAacctttttataaaatatttacatTTAATATTCATTTTTCTTGATTAAAAGTTTATTTGGGGGATTTATATCAAATCAATGATACTCTCTGCGTCCCAATTCAGTTACCTTTTATAGTCACATAGATGGTAGTTTTAAAAGTTGTTAGTTGTACAAATATTATGGAACATTTAAGAccacaaatatttttgaaaaaaaaaaatccttactAGATTTTGTGTCAGGTCAAACTACGACATGCAATAAATGATACTCGCTCCATTTTTATTTCTATGACACGATTTTGTCTTTGGTCGTACTAAACAAGAGTGATTACACACAGTGGCGGAGTTAGAATTTTAATTAAGGGGTTTAAAATCGAAAGAAGTAAGCATATGAACTAGCCGAATGAGTTTCAACGTcaactatatatgcataaaaaaaaatttaaccatGTACAAATAGTATAATTTTCAGTCGAAGATGGCTCGGCCCCTGATTACacatttctatatttagtaacaatttaattttaaaatacccAATGTCACTCTTAGTGAGATGATTTATAATCAGAAGAACTTTATTTATAAGTACTTATTTGAGACCACAcatttcaaaagtcaatctttctttcttaaactttcgTATTAAGTCAAATAACATCACATAGATTGAGGGAGTTCAAGTCTATCGGTCTGTATTGCCTCAACTACATTATAGTCActcttaatgaaatgatttatagtcAGACAAACATCTATAAGTACTTATTTGAGACCACAAGTTTTAAAAGTCGGTCTTCCTTTCTTAAACTTCCGTATCAAGTCAAACAACATCACATAGATTGAGGGAGTTCAAGTCTATCGATTTGCTAGGATTCCTCAGCTACATTATAAGTTTTGTTGATGGTTTGATACTTACTTTTTGAGCAAAAATATATCAGGTTTACCAGGCAATCCTCCATATAAAGAGAAATTTGTGTTAGTGGATGATGAAAAAAGAGTGAAGGAAGTAGAGATTGTTGAAGGTGGATTTCTTGATCTTGGATTCAATTTCTATGGGATCAAATTTGAAGTCATTGAGAAGGATGAAAATTCAAGTATCATCAAAATTACAATTGATTTTGAGACCAaagatattgaaaaaattcaattTACTATTGGCAACTTCCAAGCCTTAGTTGCCATCTTGAAGGCTTCTAAAGATTATCTTGAGAAATAATCTTTTTTGTTGATAGTATTATTatagttttttcatattttttgttgttattggtCTTTCTAGTAATGTATTGTATTATGATGGACTTGGATGTTGTTATTTTTGGTTATGAATAAAGCAAGATGAGTCCTTCCTTATATCTGAATTTGCTGCACTTAAACCGAGGATCATTCAGAAATAATTTTCCGACCTCCAAGAGATAGTGATAAGGTCTGTGTATATTCTATCCTCCCCACACTTCACTTGTGGAAttttgaatatgttgttgttaattgTAATATAGCAAGATAAGGCAAGGAGACACCTTTGCtccaggggttcatccgaacccttTTCAtcagaaaattatattatttttatactatttttatatggttaaaaatattCTTATGCATATATTGTAgatattgaacccccttcgactatttcgtatatttacttctgaatcACCTCAATGAAAATCCTGACTCCGCCACTGAATAAAGTGATTTGCTTATGTTGCTAGGAGTGTCAAACGAGCTATGAGATTGAATGGAAATAATTTTAGTAGATATGACAAGTCTTTTAAATGTATGTAAACTAACCAAATAGTACTCCCTTCGTTTTAAATTAAGCGATGTTTCACATAAACAAGAAGGAattaatgatgtttttttttcagttttattcTTGATTAAGTCGAAGAAGTTTTACATAACCAAGAAACAAATAAAGAATTGCATCAAATTTAATGTATTTATGTGAGGGTAAGTTAGTAaaactatatatattttctaaGAATGAGTAGTTTTCTTAAGCTGTATATCCAAACTAAAACAATAACTTATTTTGATACGAAAGAAATAGAGAATTTCTCGTTAAAGAAAGCGCGCAAGacgtatttatgatttttaagagcagaatttggagaagaaatatTTATTGAACATTAAAAGAGAAGTGCCTATGCTTCACAAATGAGGATACATCTTCTACCAAATCATAAATTACAGTTATATCTTTTTGAAACCAATAACCTTCACTCTTCCtccattcacttttacttgtcacatttcgATTCTTGAAAGTCAATTCGTATgaactttgaccaacattttaaaaTATGCTTTTTCGTCATATTAATCTGAAAAGAATTGCAACGTGTAGCATTTTTCTATAGTTTGCGAACATCTTTTGTTTTTGTTGCTAATGTTATGAAAATTTACATGTCAAATTCACTCTGCATTTTTGCATTAAAACAAACTATTTGACAAATGTGTATTATATGGTTATGCATATGCGATGTTAAAATACATTTCGATTTCTAGTTGTTCTTCTAACTAGATAAGGTAATCGACTAATCGAAAATTTATCTTTAAACCTAAGTATCGGAAATGAATCCTccttattcaagattcaaaagaagGATATGGAATTTCTCCAAAAAATATTCTCCGTGAAGGTATGCCGATTCTGAGGGCCCAAGCTCCTTTCCCGTCcaatctctttcaagatcaaggtCATACATGACCCTGAAAAAATTGACCTGGATCTCCAGAATGCGTCCTTGGCGCCATGTACGCGCCTCATAGGATAATAAAAATGGGGATGTGACACTTAACAGTTCAACGACAAATATGACCCCAAAGTTGGATGTTGAGGGCAAATATGACTCTTTTTGAAAGTACAAGAATAGATATGACCGTGAAAATATCGACCTTGACCTCGACATAAGGACCTTGAGAATAGGTCTTCGGCTTCAATTCGATCGTGCTGCATGATGTATGACCTCGATGCGCACAagatacatttaaaaaaaaaaaaaaaagcaaattgCTTCTGCCGGGAGTCGAATAGGATAATAAAAATGGGGATGTGACACTTAACAGTTCAACGGCAAATATGACCCCAAAGTTGGATGTTGAGGGTAAATATGACTCTTTTTGAAAGTACAAGAATAGATATGACCGTGAAAATATCGACCTTGACCTCGACATAAGGACCTTGAGAATAGGTCTTCGGCTTCAATTCGATCGTGCTGCATGATGTATGACCTCGATGTGCACAagatacatttaaaaaaaaaaaaaaaagcaaattgCTTCTGCCGGGAGTCGAATAGGATAATAAAAATGGGGATGTGACACTTAACAGTTCAACGGCAAATATGACCCCAAAGTTGGATGTTGAGGGATAGATATGACCGTGAAAATATCGACCTTGAGAATAGGTCTTCGGCTTCAATTCGATCGTGTTGCATGATGTATGACCTCAATGCGCACAagatacatttaaaaaaaaaaaaaaaaaagcaaattgCGTCTGCCGGGAGTCGAACCCGGGTCTATTGCTTGGAAGGCAATTATCCTAACCGTTGGACTACAAACGCTTTATTATGCGTCTTCTAATTTGCTGATAATTCTACAGTTTGATCATAAAAAGCATTTCATATGACAATATTAACAACATGCACATTTTATGTATGTGTTTGGTTCCGCTTGCATGCATTTCGACTTATTCTATGGAGCACAAACTATTTCCTACCAACATAAGTATCGAGTAACTCTGTTCGTCAAGGCGTGAGTAGATGAGAAGGAAATACGAATCACTAAATATTTTTGCTTTCGTTGTGATTTAAATCTAAGACCTTATGATTAATCTCTATTTTACTTCACTGACCACTAAGTCAATGGCAAAACCAAAAAATTTGCTATGCATTGAAAGGTAATTTTGACATATATAATGCGATCAACGAAGAGTATTCAACTGACGACGACCATCTTTCACTGCGTGTGACTATGAAACTTCACTGATCTACATTTTTGGGTGTCGAATCATATTTCATCTGGTCTCAAAGCACAACAAAAAATAACTTAGGAAacctatattatttattatgtctGACAAAAGTTGCTTATGCATGCAAAGGATTTTAGCATTATGATCAAACGATGATTActtctctcattattttagcattAGCTGTGTGACTCGAAATGACGGGGTCACTAAAGGGTAAGACTGATAAAGCTTTGCTTCAGGCACTCAAAGTGTTGGGGGCCTAAAAAATgtaatatgaattttataattttaatttcacttaaaataatattaaagattgtaaaatataaaagattaaaaagaaagaataactatctacatttattaaaatattttagaacttttatcaaattttcatactaataaataaagttttcatAATAATATTCAAGGTAATGCATTACGAACAAAtgattaatatattattaattaaaactagcccttacttttataaataataatattattatgtgaaattaAATGGTTAATGTCATCTAAGAATActatactaaaaaaaatagtaggtaagaataaaaaaataactcttATTTGCATgatattaaaatttgattttaaaccactaattttattgaaacTGCCTTGCGAAATGAAGCCAAAATGAAAATTCGTGTCAAATTTAAAGAGTTGTCAATGTGTTAAGACCTACTcaatttgtttcaaaatattaGATTAGTATTAGTTAGTGATCCCGACTTATTGAGTCCTTTCTTCcgtttcattcatatttttaacaaGTTTTTATCAAACTCAAGTTCAGATTAAAATATTggtttcattcatatttttaacaaGTTTTTATCAAACTCAAGTTCAGATTAAAACATTGGTTGATCATTAAGTCGTAATACAACCAAAACTCTTAAAAGTTGAACTTGATTCGACTCAAGTTTGAGTAGATTAAGTCGTAATACAACCAAAACTCTTAAAAGTTGAACTTGATTCGACTCAAGTTTGAGTAGGTTAATGATGTGTTCATTTGTTAACACATGTCAGTTTAACCTGCTCAATTTAACTCTATGTAAAAGTTAGACCGATTTAGATTAAGCCTATCatactattttttcataatttcattatatataactaaaataaagattttttaaaatgtttttttttctataaaataactataagagaacaaataaattaatttacatTTGGTATATTAGCTGGCCGAAACGGGCTTCAATACAATGTTTGCCCTGTCATGACCGGATATATATTAACTCGGATCATTTTGACCGATCTAAATCCTGTCAAACCCACTTTTTCACATTCCTATCACATAAACAAATGAACTTATGCTTTAACAAAAAGCATATGGACCGGTCCTTTTCAAAGCAATTGGTTTGGTCATTGGATATTTATGATCAGTCGGTCTAAAcaaatttcatatcatgattattttataatttgagtcattttgattcaggtatttcatatacaattcatatatcatattATAATCCATATATCATACTGAtacaatttgtaaaaaaaaaaaaaatagaacaacaaattTATAAGTAAaagttgtatattattatatagaatatgtattttttaatatgaTGTGCATAGAATTTGTATAATTGTATAGAATACGTAtttgtataagatatgtatcaaatttgtatcaatattatataagTTGGCAAcaaatggataaaaaataaaattaaaattcaatgatTATTTTCGTATCAGTAGGTTCATCCGAAGTGTTATTTATGTCCTTTACCATTTGCTTTATtcatgaacaaaaataataacattcagtatcagtcttcatcATAATACAATAACATTACTAGACAATGTAATTTAAAGGtaaacaaacataaattatgaaaaatacaataataataattaaaaaaaaagattatttttcaagataatctGCAGAAGCTTTCACTATGGCAACAAAGACTTTGAAGTTGTTGATGGCAAGATGAATTTTTTCAACATCATTAATCTCAAAATTAGTGGTAAAATTGATGATGCTTGGATTATCATCTTTCTCTATAATTTcaagtttaattttataaaaattgaatcCAAGATCAAGCAATCCACCTTCAACAATCTCTATTTCCTTCACTCTTTTTTCATCATCCACTAATACAAATTTCTCTTTATATGGAGCATTGCCTTGTAAACCTATAAATATTTGGTCCAAAAATAAAGTATTAAACCatcaacaaaaacaaataatataattGGCTGCATCAGTTTGATTTCAGGAAATTAAATGTCATAAATCcaaatatgggtgactttagatatttgaccccaaataagaatgtctttgaagaataacctttcttactttttaatatactaaaagtatcattttgctcctctacacctcaaatatatttttagacttttcatactcatttatctctcaaattttattttttatttttcctttacttttattattctacgtttttttttcagttttatttttttcctttaaatttattattctattttttttttattttcactttttatatctTAGGCTTTGCAATTAACTCTTTCGTGATTAATACAATATGTTAGTTgccaaactaaaattaaaaaaataggaaggtagtaaaagaaatcatttttcgttgaaatttatattatatatgttttatgtttgttttcCTTTATAATAATGAAACAAAGATGGAAGACCTAACTACTTATCAGTCAAATTTTAGTTTGAAAATAATCATTagaataatgaaaatatcaattAATTTAGTATCATTTTGTACACCCAATTATGGGTGGCTTTAGATAATTGACACTAATAAGAAATTTCTTTACAGAATaaccttccttactttttaaatttagtacaagtatcattttgtccctctacacctcaaatatatttttttaactttccatacttatttgtctctcaaattttattttttattattttcactttttagtttttcctttaattttattattctattttttattatttttacttttttattttttttaaattttattattctatttttattattttcactttttatttttttctttaattttattttcatgttttaattcatttgtctcaacctttatttttttctcttttttttctcaagcattatctatttcttttttttctttttttaattcatctatctttaacctttatttttatttttattttgtttttatcagttctcctttttttcctcatttttctcaaactttatttttattttttcctctcattttttattttctcaatttctttaattcttcattttttttcttaatctttatttttttcctgcattttttttctcactctttttttttatttctctattttgtttgatcgtttttttcttttttcagttct
Coding sequences within:
- the LOC107855237 gene encoding norbelladine synthase produces the protein MLGKFSEQIQINAPISVVWNLYGTLKMANFLVEKLPNIVEKVDLIEGHGGTGSVLQVKQIQINAPASEVWNLYGTNKFPNFVVENLPHIVENVELIEGNGGSGTLVKVSLPGNPPYKEKFVLVDDEKRVKEVEIVEGGFLDLGFNFYGIKFEVIEKDENSSIIKITIDFETKDIEKIQFTIGNFQALVAILKASKDYLEK